The Lepeophtheirus salmonis chromosome 1, UVic_Lsal_1.4, whole genome shotgun sequence genome has a segment encoding these proteins:
- the LOC121128208 gene encoding 5'-AMP-activated protein kinase subunit beta-2 isoform X2, with translation MFDSFRSIKYKHDKRRKSVDNSVISTSGGNPISGGGGASIKFHKPSIESIFGKGRRSRRSSMVDQEPIQIKAPNTNAEAIEVPIRERYFETIDNSPKSDEVVEDPAWSKFLIPDMNTRKRRTRAVSMVEHNHNHGYSEDSNGNKIPTVFKYCVSPDKIVENVFLAGNMTNWSCVQMCRPKGEIDYYVIIGCQTGDAIFKFYVDGVWTYNREEQTVAQSDNYWNILKVQESDCDVFNALDCDSLLLKDNRKKQPNDDDRKESNAWGQEKPSQDVITSYKNKGPPGLPPHLLQVLLNRENPAGNADPVILHEPLQVSLNHLYAQSIRDNMLVLSTTHRYRKKCVTLVLYKPL, from the exons ATGTTCGACTCTTTTCGTTCTATCAAATATAAGCATGACAAGCGACG AAAGTCTGTGGATAATTCGGTTATCTCCACCTCTGGAGGCAACCCTATAAGCGGTGGTGGTGGAGCATCTATCAAGTTTCATAAACCTTCTATAGAATCTATTTTCGGTAAAGGAAGACGTTCAAGAAGATCAAGCATGGTGGATCAGGAGCCGATACAAATCAAAGCGCCAAATACGAATGCTGAAGCCATAGAA gtaCCGATTCGAGAGCGGTATTTTGAAACGATAGACAATTCACCCAAGTCAGATGAAGTTGTGGAAGATCCTGCCTGGTCTAAATTCCTTATTCCTGACATGAATACACGGAAACGTCGCACTCGTGCAGTATCCATGGTCGAACACAATCATAACCATGGGTATAGTGAGGACTCGAACGGAAACAAAATCCCAACTGTGTTCAAATATTGCGTGTCTCCGGATAAAATTGTGGAAAATGTGTTTTTGGCAGGGAATATGACCAATTGGAGCTGTGTTCAAATGTGTAGACCGAAGGGTGAAATagattattatgtaattattggATGCCAAACGGGAGatgccatttttaaattttatgttgatgGAGTG TGGACTTATAATAGGGAAGAACAAACAGTGGCTCAATCCGATAATTATTGGAATATTCTGAAGGTTCAGGAGTCAGATTGTGATGTGTTCAATGCTTTAGACTGTGATTCCTTGCTTCTTAAGGATAACCGAAAGAAACAACCCAATGATGACGACAGGAAGGAATCCAATGCTTGGGGCCAGGAAAAACCTTCGCAAGATGTTATAACTTCCTATAAAAATAAGGGCCCTCCAGGTCTTCCGCCTCATTTGCTTCAAG tgCTACTAAATAGAGAAAATCCTGCTGGGAATGCAGATCCAGTTATACTTCATG agCCGTTACAGGTATCCTTGAACCATCTATACGCTCAATCTATTAGAGACAATATGCTGGTTTTGAGCACGACGCATagatacagaaaaaaatgtgttacaCTTGTGCTATACAAGCCCCTATGA